A window from Bacteroidota bacterium encodes these proteins:
- a CDS encoding restriction endonuclease subunit S, producing the protein MKKLIKDITNIQTGLFAKPAGIGELVYLQSKHFDEYGQLLSTLQPDLMAEGISEKHLLKDGDVLFAAKGTKNFAALFENFNKPSVASTSFFVLRPTDKKILPDYLAWFLNNHSTQTLLKSQAIGTSIPSISKQVLENLEIAVPDIETQKAILQITKLRNKEKALKQEIETLREKQIQQQIINAIK; encoded by the coding sequence TTGAAAAAGCTAATTAAAGATATTACAAACATCCAAACTGGACTCTTCGCTAAGCCTGCTGGCATTGGTGAATTGGTGTATCTACAGTCCAAGCATTTTGACGAATATGGGCAATTACTTTCTACACTTCAGCCCGACTTGATGGCTGAGGGTATTTCTGAAAAGCATCTACTAAAAGATGGTGACGTGCTGTTTGCTGCAAAGGGAACAAAAAACTTTGCAGCCCTTTTTGAAAACTTCAACAAACCATCTGTAGCTTCAACTTCTTTTTTCGTATTAAGACCAACCGACAAAAAGATACTTCCTGATTATCTGGCTTGGTTCCTTAACAATCACTCCACACAGACACTATTAAAAAGTCAAGCTATTGGCACTTCCATTCCTTCTATTTCAAAACAAGTTTTGGAAAATCTGGAAATAGCAGTGCCGGATATCGAAACACAAAAAGCGATTCTTCAAATCACTAAGCTTCGTAACAAGGAGAAAGCATTGAAGCAGGAAATTGAAACACTTCGTGAAAAACAAATTCAACAACAAATAATCAACGCAATAAAATAA